The Zygosaccharomyces rouxii strain CBS732 chromosome A complete sequence genome window below encodes:
- the MSS11 gene encoding Mss11p (some similarities with uniprot|Q03825 Saccharomyces cerevisiae YMR164C): MVRQASTFEGIYSTNKPEYPDFGGAGGPAVDMSGDSKYGTKSGNIMPSSNTELDSTTTVVSDANASDPRQLLHAHVYNYLVKNGHYATARQFLKEADLPLDNKNANEIINNSVNTNINNDNEDQQLPPGLLPTRLQVDSEETLLFEWWNSLCRLHDHVEQTPVEELRSTPQKVPTPFLPRVRQPFTEDQQDNVGASVSK; this comes from the coding sequence ATGGTGAGACAGGCGTCAACGTTTGAAGGTATATATTCGACTAACAAACCAGAATATCCGGATTTCGGTGGAGCAGGCGGGCCAGCAGTAGATATGTCTGGTGATTCAAAATATGGAACAAAGAGTGGGAACATCATGCCCAGCTCTAACACAGAGCTGGATAGTACTACTACTGTTGTGTCTGATGCCAATGCAAGTGATCCAAGACAGTTACTGCATGCCCACGTCTACAACTATCTAGTCAAAAATGGTCATTATGCAACTGCAAGGcaattcttgaaagaaGCAGATCTACCGTTGGATAATAAGAACGCGAATGAAATTATCAATAATAGTGTCAATACTAATATAAACAATGACAATGAGGACCAGCAGCTGCCTCCAGGTTTATTACCAACGAGATTGCAAGTGGATTCTGAGGAAACACTACTGTTCGAATGGTGGAATAGCCTTTGTAGACTGCATGATCATGTGGAACAAACTCCAGTAGAAGAATTACGTTCGACTCCACAGAAGGTTCCAACACCTTTCCTGCCGAGAGTTAGGCAACCATTTACTGAGGACCAACAAGACAATGTTGGGGCTTCAGTTTCGAAATAG
- the PAH1 gene encoding phosphatidate phosphatase PAH1 (similar to uniprot|P32567 Saccharomyces cerevisiae YMR165C SMP2 Protein involved in respiration and plasmid maintenance), with product MQYVERAIGSVSKTWSSINPATLSGGIDVIVVEHPDGTLACSPFHVRFGKFQILKPSQKKVEVIVNGKSTNIPMKLGDSGEAYFVFETSTDVQGIPEELLSSPVMSATSSPPQSPRPDGQVEESDKLEEGVEVSKKLEEPDFLDINDSESSTDTSNGTGIPLPTMSRTKTFQEKLNRRLTQIHIPSKLDNNGDLLLDMEGYKPNKDKVQDTDNQLKQLLKDELGNDLDISGFVKEDSNGNIRIVNPFENHPHHHYPVSPPESPPMTANEPGLSLDFSGDSSTLSGFTSSNTEADTNTNTNTDSKGSSTSSDGKFFIKTLRLSSEQLKCLDLKYGENDLTFSVDQGRALVSSKLFVWRWSVPIVISDIDGTITKSDALGHVMTMFGKDWTHIGVAKLFSEIAKNGYNIMYLTARSTGQADSTRSYLRSIVQNGNRLPVGPVILSPDRTIAALRREVILKKPEVFKIACLNDMRSLYFDRHGHFKGEAEDRRHEKENEERVLEQEQLSLEEMEEKPTPFFAGFGNRITDALSYRTVGVPSSRIFTINPDGEVHMELLELAGYRSSYVFINELVDHFFPPVNNDDDDRSIRSAGPGSPINKSIDTDANIESNLYLRSKQEEKFTDVNFWREPIPDLEELTDTSNSDGEDAKSKDARDGNYNSNDGRSSMLDKSLSHDHLQLSSPISFKNGTPKERSPSTESGRNIKGTSLFRSISPESIDEEDHNASHPQLSTPGRDKTRPPTREEIGQQIYLELGSPLRQPQLLETTREDVPGTPASEISRLNISESEGPRDSGKDTASCEQESDQDGDDEEEEEDDDEEDDDEFDEDEFT from the coding sequence ATGCAGTACGTTGAGAGGGCTATTGGATCAGTGTCCAAGACATGGTCTTCTATAAATCCAGCAACGCTTTCTGGTGGTATAGATGTCATAGTCGTTGAACATCCTGATGGTACGTTAGCGTGTTCACCATTTCATGTTAGGTTTggtaaattccaaattttaaagCCATCTCAAAAGAAAGTGGAAGTTATCGTTAATGGTAAATCAACCAATATCCCCATGAAATTAGGGGATTCTGGAGAAGCATATTTTGTGTTCGAAACGAGTACTGATGTGCAAGGTATAcctgaagaattgttatCATCGCCAGTGATGAGTGCAACGAGTAGTCCGCCACAATCACCTCGACCAGATGGTCAGGTTGAAGAAAGTGATAAATTAGAAGAAGGAGTAGAAGTGTCTAAGAAATTAGAGGAACCGGATTTCCTAGATATCAATGATTCAGAAAGTAGTACAGATACTTCCAATGGCACTGGAATTCCACTCCCGACAATGTCAAGAACGAAGACATTCCAAGAGAAGTTAAATCGAAGGCTTACGCAGATCCATATTCCTAGCAAATTGGACAACAATGGTGATCTTCTACTGGACATGGAAGGTTACAAGCCAAATAAGGATAAAGTTCAAGATACGGATAACCAATTGAAGCAATTGCTTAAGGATGAATTGGGTAACGATTTGGACATTTCAGGATTTGTTAAGGAAGATTCTAATGGTAACATCAGAATTGTTAATCCGTTTGAAAATCACCCACATCATCACTACCCAGTCTCACCACCAgaatcaccaccaatgacGGCAAACGAACCAGGTTTAAGTCTAGATTTTTCAGGCGATTCATCAACATTATCAGGTTTTACATCGAGCAATACAGAGGCAGATACAAATACAAACACTAATACAGATTCTAAAGGTAGCAGTACTAGTTCAGATGggaaattttttatcaagaCACTTCGTTTATCAAGTGAACAATTAAAATGTCTTGATTTAAAATATGGGGAAAACGATTTAACTTTTTCAGTAGATCAAGGCAGGGCCTTGGTTTCTTCCAAGCTATTCGTTTGGAGATGGAGTGTTCCCATTGTCATTAGCGATATCGACGGTACAATCACCAAATCTGATGCTTTAGGACATGTAATGACCATGtttggaaaagattggaCTCACATTGGGGTTGCAAAACTTTTCTCAGAAATTGCGAAAAATGGGTACAACATAATGTATTTAACCGCTAGAAGTACTGGTCAAGCTGATTCCACAAGAAGCTATTTAAGATCCATTGTTCAAAACGGTAATCGTTTGCCCGTGGGCCCTGTAATCCTTTCACCTGATAGAACGATAGCAGCTTTAAGACGTGAAGTCATACTAAAAAAACCtgaagttttcaaaatcgCATGTTTAAATGATATGAGATCGTTATACTTCGATAGACACGGTCACTTTAAAGGTGAAGCTGAAGACAGACGCcatgaaaaggaaaatgaagaaagagtcttggaacaagaacaactgTCATTGGAGgaaatggaagaaaaacCAACTCCCTTTTTCGCAGGATTCGGTAACAGAATTACTGACGCACTTTCTTACAGAACCGTTGGTGTACCAAGTTCAAGAATCTTTACTATAAACCCAGATGGTGAAGTACACATGGAATTATTAGAGTTGGCAGGCTACAGAAGTTCGTACGTCTTCATTAACGAATTGGTTGATCATTTCTTCCCACCGGTGAACaacgatgatgacgacAGAAGTATCAGATCCGCCGGGCCCGGATCACCAATAAACAAATCAATCGATACAGACGCAAATATTGAAAGCAATCTGTATTTGAGGAGCaaacaagaggaaaaatttaCAGATGTAAATTTTTGGCGTGAACCAATACCAGATTTAGAAGAACTTACAGATACATCAAATTCAGATGGCGAAGATGCGAAATCAAAAGACGCAAGAGATGGTAACTACAATAGCAACGATGGCAGATCTTCCATGCTAGACAAATCGCTATCACATGACCATCTGCAACTATCATCACCAATATCTTTCAAGAATGGCACTCCTAAAGAAAGGTCACCATCGACAGAATCAGGAAGGAACATCAAGGGAACATCACTCTTCCGTTCGATCTCTCCCGAGAGTatagatgaagaagaccACAACGCATCGCATCCACAGCTAAGTACGCCAGGCAGAGATAAAACCCGCCCACCAACACGTGAAGAAATCGGCCAACAGATATACCTCGAGTTAGGTTCCCCATTACGGCAACCACAACTGCTGGAAACGACAAGAGAGGATGTACCTGGAACTCCGGCATCCGAGATTTCGAGGTTAAATATCAGTGAAAGTGAAGGTCCCAGGGATAGCGGCAAAGACACCGCCTCATGTGAACAAGAATCTGATCAAGATGGcgatgacgaagaagaagaagaagatgatgacgaagaagacGACGATGAATTTGACGAGGATGAGTTCACGTAA
- the INP2 gene encoding Inp2p (weakly similar to uniprot|Q03824 Saccharomyces cerevisiae YMR163C Protein of unknown function green fluorescent protein (GFP)-fusion protein localizes to the cytoplasm in a punctate pattern) gives MGVDHLTSSVDTLLEKSMLSPIGWKCENFQSNIHPSAPTVVNGGEWEYQFEIPNKWNQLIDRVFSRLPSVANEHFLEEFHYTVVSSDLLNASNPWRLSKMSTSGLLPTIIPDKSKTIRIRNFPYMTTILHVRKILNRLKFSNGSRRRVVITLLIALYLTYQQEFHKMQSSRQNALSILKSMLDSLQRLTVLQHNYFAAHKEISNQCGSDRIGLVVTDLLGSSLDLLFYSMTNATQDLLTISNSSELSKYCGIYGVPLSELYYRLTEPANDMESRWTRLKVMRSFMLCCLLSQNHSGGRVGNNSTCDLEMCNFLRKIFPNYNLTQNSLINQSNRWKLITTNMQQLQNLTVSMTASMLRHTELINNHRNSVPNARSVKRYSKFYLPPEDKKSSSQGPIRLSTTLHGLRELEKLLIVTNEETTTTDSTIELVRQRLIDLLALWQTDDNDEVVSQGRKNGISKTKFGNRGLSLDVVQNPRESIIKCGGPHLNLSPKLKDHVVFTPVDETQSDIEQDSDYELQKTAATETSNDEEAVNSKKTLRSSDKTLIDQRIAKFQSLSDDELRLKLEEGISKFAQENKKGRQKLRSQKSFELLRKPHNKEFMSVQGALRQISSASEITLNNTFSTEETIPMYYELQKILDK, from the coding sequence ATGGGGGTTGATCATTTAACATCATCAGTAGACACCCTGTTGGAAAAATCGATGTTATCACCCATTGGTTGGAAGTGTGAAAATTTCCAGTCAAACATACATCCATCTGCACCAACTGTTGTCAATGGTGGGGAATGGGAATACCAATTCGAAATTCCAAACAAATGGAATCAATTAATAGATCGAGTGTTTAGCCGATTGCCGTCTGTTGCAAATGAACATTTCcttgaagaatttcacTATACAGTAGTTTCCAGCGATCTATTGAATGCTTCGAATCCATGGAGGCTATCCAAGATGTCCACCAGTGGATTACTTCCGACAATAATCCCAGACAAGTCTAAGACAATACGTATTAGAAATTTCCCCTACATGACTACCATTCTGCACGTAAGGAAAATCTTAAATCGTTTGAAATTCAGCAATGGGAGCAGGAGAAGAGTTGTCATTACTTTGCTCATCGCCCTTTATTTGACTTACCAACAAGAATTTCACAAAATGCAATCCTCAAGGCAAAATGCGTTATCGATATTGAAATCAATGCTAGACTCTCTACAAAGATTAACGGTACTACAACATAACTATTTTGCGGCTCATAAAGAAATCTCAAATCAATGTGGTAGCGATAGAATTGGTCTCGTTGTAACAGATCTCCTTGGATCGAGTCTCGATTTACTCTTTTATAGTATGACAAACGCTACGCAGGATTTGTTAACAATTAGTAACAGCTCCGAACTGTCTAAATACTGCGGAATCTATGGTGTACCATTATCTGAATTATACTACAGACTCACAGAACCTGCTAATGATATGGAATCACGATGGACTAGACTAAAGGTGATGAGAAGCTTTATGCTATGTTGCCTACTTTCACAGAACCATTCTGGTGGTAGGGTCGGTAATAACTCTACTTGTGATTTGGAAATGTGCAATTTCTTACGCAAAATTTTCCCCAATTATAATTTAACCCAAAACTCATTAATTAATCAATCCAATAGATGGAAGTTAATAACCACTAATATGCAACAGTTGCAAAATTTAACTGTTTCAATGACTGCGTCGATGTTAAGGCATACCGAGCTAATCAACAATCACCGTAATTCTGTGCCGAATGCTAGAAGCGTAAAGAGGTATAGTAAATTCTatttaccaccagaagataaaaaatcatcatcacaaGGTCCGATACGATTATCAACAACGTTACATGGTCTTAGAGAACTGGAAAAATTACTTATTGTCACGAACGAGGAGACTACGACTACTGATTCGACGATTGAGCTCGTTAGACAAAGGTTAATCGATTTACTAGCACTATGGCAAACTGATGATAATGACGAGGTTGTAAGCCAGGGAaggaaaaatggtataTCTAAGACCAAATTTGGTAATAGAGGACTTTCACTAGATGTTGTACAAAATCCAAGAGAATCTATCATTAAATGTGGCGGGCCACATTTAAACTTATCACCAAAATTAAAGGATCATGTTGTATTTACACCCGTGGACGAAACTCAATCAGATATAGAACAAGACTCAGATTATGAATTACAGAAGACAGCTGCCACTGAGACGAGCaacgatgaagaagctgTCAATTCTAAGAAAACATTAAGATCTTCTGATAAAACTttaattgatcaaagaataGCCAAATTTCAATCATTAAGTGACGACGAGTTAAGACttaaattggaagaaggCATTTCGAAATTTGCCcaagaaaacaaaaaaggAAGGCAAAAATTGAGAAGtcaaaaatcttttgaattaCTGAGAAAACCACACAATAAGGAATTTATGAGTGTACAGGGTGCCCTACgtcaaatttcttcagcttcagaAATAACTCTGAACAACACATTTTCCACGGAAGAAACGATCCCCATGTATTATGAATTGCAAAAAATCTTAGATAAATGA